The following proteins are encoded in a genomic region of Mycobacterium sp. 155:
- a CDS encoding dipeptidase, protein MSDVVQRIQQVLPSVRADLEDLVRIPSVWADPARRGEVARSAQAVAKLLSDAGFPDVTIVSEGGAPAVIAHYPAPPGAPTVLLYAHHDVQPEGDPAQWNSAPFEPQERDGRLYGRGTADDKAGIATHLAAIRAFDGKPPVGVTVFVEGEEESGSPSLGALLTAHRDALAADVIVIADSDNWSTETPALTVSLRGLADCVVEVATLDHGLHSGLWGGVVPDALSVLVRLLASLHDDDGNVAVAGLHEASAADVDRGDDWVHQESGLLDGVSEIGSGSVVQRMWAKPAVTVIGIDTTPIDKSSNTLIPRARAKVSMRVAPGGDARAHLEALTHHLELHTPWGARVTVTPGDIGQPYAIDATGPVYDAARAAFRQAWGTDPVDMGMGGSIPFIAEFATAFPAATILVTGVEDPRTQAHSINESLHLGVLEKAATAEALLLERLGQLHQ, encoded by the coding sequence ATGAGTGATGTCGTGCAGCGGATCCAACAGGTATTGCCGTCGGTACGGGCCGATCTGGAGGATCTGGTCCGCATCCCCTCGGTATGGGCTGACCCAGCCCGCCGTGGTGAGGTGGCCCGCAGCGCCCAAGCTGTCGCAAAGCTGTTGTCCGATGCGGGTTTCCCCGACGTCACGATCGTCAGCGAAGGCGGCGCGCCCGCCGTCATCGCGCACTACCCGGCCCCGCCAGGGGCGCCCACGGTGTTGCTGTACGCCCACCATGATGTGCAGCCCGAAGGCGATCCCGCTCAATGGAACTCGGCGCCATTCGAGCCGCAGGAGCGCGACGGCCGGCTCTACGGCCGTGGTACCGCGGACGATAAGGCCGGTATCGCAACGCATCTGGCCGCGATCCGGGCCTTCGACGGCAAGCCACCGGTCGGTGTGACGGTGTTTGTCGAAGGCGAAGAAGAGTCCGGTTCCCCATCGCTGGGAGCCCTGTTGACCGCCCATCGTGACGCCCTGGCCGCCGATGTCATCGTCATCGCGGACTCAGACAATTGGAGCACCGAAACCCCTGCGTTGACGGTGTCTCTGCGAGGGCTGGCGGACTGCGTCGTCGAGGTCGCCACCCTCGACCACGGGCTGCATTCGGGCTTGTGGGGCGGGGTGGTGCCGGACGCACTGAGCGTCCTGGTGCGGCTGCTGGCCAGCTTGCACGACGACGACGGCAACGTCGCGGTCGCCGGCCTGCACGAGGCGTCCGCCGCGGACGTCGACCGCGGTGACGACTGGGTCCACCAGGAATCAGGTCTGCTCGACGGGGTATCCGAAATCGGCTCGGGCTCAGTGGTGCAACGCATGTGGGCCAAACCCGCCGTCACGGTGATCGGCATCGACACCACGCCCATCGACAAATCGTCCAACACTCTCATCCCGCGCGCCCGCGCGAAAGTGAGCATGCGCGTGGCGCCTGGCGGCGACGCCCGTGCTCACCTCGAAGCGCTGACGCATCACCTTGAGCTGCACACCCCGTGGGGCGCACGGGTAACGGTCACACCAGGCGACATCGGGCAGCCGTACGCCATCGATGCCACCGGCCCGGTGTACGACGCGGCCCGCGCCGCGTTCCGTCAGGCCTGGGGCACTGATCCGGTGGATATGGGCATGGGCGGCTCGATCCCGTTCATCGCTGAGTTCGCCACAGCGTTCCCCGCCGCGACGATCCTGGTCACCGGTGTCGAGGATCCCCGCACCCAGGCGCACAGCATCAACGAGAGCTTGCACCTCGGCGTGTTGGAGAAGGCGGCGACCGCCGAGGCGCTGCTGCTGGAGCGGCTGGGACAGCTACACCAATAG
- a CDS encoding holo-ACP synthase, which produces MAIVGVGIDLVSIPDFAEQVDRPGTVFAETFTPGERRDAADKSSSAARHLAARWAAKEAVIKAWSGSRFSKRPMLPEDIHRDIEVVTDMWGRPKVRLSGEIARHLENTTIHVSLTHEADTAAAVAIIEELEP; this is translated from the coding sequence GTGGCGATAGTCGGAGTAGGCATCGATCTGGTTTCCATACCGGATTTCGCTGAGCAGGTTGATCGGCCAGGCACGGTTTTCGCCGAGACGTTCACACCAGGTGAGCGCCGGGACGCCGCGGACAAGAGTTCCTCGGCGGCCCGGCACTTGGCGGCCCGGTGGGCCGCCAAGGAGGCGGTGATCAAGGCCTGGTCGGGTTCGCGGTTCTCCAAGCGACCGATGCTGCCGGAGGACATCCACCGCGACATCGAGGTGGTCACCGACATGTGGGGCCGTCCGAAGGTCCGGCTGTCAGGCGAAATTGCCCGGCACCTGGAGAACACGACCATCCATGTGTCGCTCACGCACGAGGCGGACACCGCCGCCGCCGTGGCGATCATCGAGGAACTCGAGCCCTAG
- a CDS encoding NAD(P)/FAD-dependent oxidoreductase yields MTNVAILGSGMAGFGASHRLRSAGLSPVMFEKLPHYGGHTSSHEWHGFMFDEGPHVSFTSDTRIQELLADNIDGAYETLHAKINNLWRGHWIKHPAQVNLHGLPEDLVVDVIKDFVAVQDEPARKFKNYQEWLYAAFGKTFAETFPMEYAYKYHTTTADNMSTDWLGPRFYRPSLDEVLRGALGPNTPHTHYVDYFRYPTRGGFAAYLRRFAQDADVRTSHEVSAVDPKRRLLTFRNGQRIDYTHLISSIPLKTLVPMIEGTPPDVLDATDRLACTEVVLVNVGVDRADLLDAHWSYYYDREITFTRLSTPHLLSPNNAPTGCGSLQAECYFSAKYRPLDRSPDSLIEPVLRDLRKCGILRESDRIIFANTLHIPYANIIFDLDRAAALETVHGYLADIGIAWCGRYGEWGYQWTDEAFVSGENAAEQVLNLIGH; encoded by the coding sequence ATGACAAATGTTGCGATCCTCGGATCCGGTATGGCGGGGTTCGGCGCGTCACATCGATTGCGTTCGGCGGGTCTGTCACCGGTGATGTTCGAGAAGCTGCCCCACTACGGCGGACATACCTCATCGCATGAGTGGCACGGTTTCATGTTCGACGAGGGACCGCACGTTTCCTTCACCAGCGATACCCGGATCCAAGAGTTATTGGCTGACAATATCGATGGTGCGTACGAGACTTTGCACGCAAAGATCAACAATCTCTGGCGCGGCCATTGGATCAAGCATCCAGCACAAGTCAATCTGCACGGTTTGCCCGAGGACTTGGTGGTCGACGTCATCAAGGATTTCGTCGCCGTGCAGGACGAGCCGGCGCGTAAATTCAAGAACTACCAGGAATGGCTCTACGCGGCATTCGGCAAGACCTTCGCTGAGACCTTTCCGATGGAGTACGCATACAAGTACCACACAACCACCGCTGACAATATGAGTACGGACTGGCTGGGGCCCCGGTTCTACCGACCCAGCCTCGACGAAGTTCTGCGGGGTGCACTGGGGCCCAACACTCCCCACACCCATTACGTGGACTATTTCCGTTACCCGACTCGCGGTGGATTCGCGGCCTATCTTCGCCGGTTCGCCCAGGATGCCGATGTCAGAACCAGCCACGAGGTCAGCGCGGTGGACCCCAAGCGCAGGTTACTTACGTTCCGTAACGGGCAGCGCATCGACTACACGCACCTCATCTCCTCCATCCCACTGAAGACACTGGTGCCGATGATCGAGGGGACACCACCTGACGTGCTCGACGCGACAGACCGCCTCGCCTGCACCGAGGTGGTGCTCGTCAACGTCGGTGTCGATCGTGCGGACCTCCTCGACGCCCACTGGTCGTACTACTACGACCGCGAGATAACGTTCACCAGGCTTAGTACGCCACACCTACTCTCGCCGAATAACGCACCTACCGGTTGCGGCAGCCTGCAGGCTGAATGTTATTTCTCGGCCAAGTACCGGCCGCTGGACCGCAGTCCGGACAGTCTGATCGAGCCGGTGCTCCGCGATCTCAGGAAATGCGGCATCCTGCGCGAATCCGACCGAATCATCTTCGCGAATACGCTGCACATCCCTTACGCAAACATCATCTTCGATCTCGACCGGGCCGCGGCTCTCGAAACTGTGCACGGTTATCTAGCGGACATCGGGATCGCGTGGTGTGGTCGGTACGGAGAGTGGGGATATCAATGGACCGACGAAGCGTTCGTCAGTGGCGAGAATGCGGCTGAACAGGTCCTGAACCTCATCGGACATTGA
- a CDS encoding glycosyltransferase — translation MDDVDVIAPSGSVAHEGAEGLFQAILGKVRQLSLRVLQRLSLRLEQACPIAGRRRLPAGLSRHYDLVFLSTESVADLRALAPCAMWRSAAKVSACYIEEIYAADIPALGNLLNLLKRFDHIFVADAGTAEPLARATGRPCHHIPPSTDALKFCPYPSAPERVIDFYAMGRRPELTHNALLRIAATDDFYYMYDTVKNSEVTSYVEHRNRLADMIKRSRYFLVNLALFNNPERTGGQQELGFRYFEGAAGGAILVGDVPDTQAFHEWFGWEDAVIPLPDDSDQISAVISTLDADPTRCERISKTNVVNSLRRHDHVYRWAQVLSAVGLPETEAMQRRKRALSDLAESIDRTIPQSELEGSANP, via the coding sequence GTGGACGACGTTGATGTGATCGCCCCCTCCGGCTCGGTCGCTCACGAGGGTGCAGAAGGTCTATTTCAGGCCATTCTGGGTAAGGTTCGGCAGCTGTCGCTGCGGGTCTTACAGCGGTTGAGCCTGCGGCTCGAACAAGCTTGCCCAATCGCGGGTCGTCGGCGCCTGCCCGCCGGCCTGTCCCGCCACTACGACCTGGTCTTCCTCAGCACGGAATCAGTGGCCGACTTACGTGCACTCGCTCCGTGCGCAATGTGGCGATCAGCGGCAAAAGTCTCCGCGTGCTACATAGAAGAAATCTATGCTGCCGACATTCCCGCCCTCGGGAATCTCCTCAATCTACTCAAACGCTTCGATCACATTTTTGTCGCCGACGCGGGCACTGCCGAGCCGCTGGCACGGGCCACCGGCCGTCCCTGCCACCACATCCCGCCCTCTACCGATGCTCTCAAATTTTGCCCGTATCCCTCGGCGCCCGAGAGAGTCATCGATTTCTATGCAATGGGTCGCCGCCCGGAACTGACCCACAACGCACTCCTCAGGATCGCAGCCACAGACGACTTCTACTACATGTACGACACCGTGAAGAATTCCGAAGTCACGAGCTACGTCGAGCACCGCAACCGACTTGCGGACATGATCAAGCGTTCGCGGTACTTCCTGGTAAATCTGGCATTGTTCAATAATCCCGAACGCACCGGCGGCCAACAAGAATTGGGATTTCGTTACTTCGAAGGCGCCGCCGGTGGCGCCATCCTCGTCGGCGATGTTCCCGACACTCAGGCGTTCCACGAATGGTTCGGCTGGGAGGACGCGGTCATCCCACTCCCCGATGATTCCGACCAGATCTCAGCTGTCATCTCAACATTGGACGCTGATCCGACTCGCTGTGAACGGATCAGCAAAACCAACGTCGTGAACTCATTACGCCGTCACGACCACGTCTATCGCTGGGCTCAGGTCCTGTCCGCCGTAGGACTGCCGGAAACTGAGGCAATGCAACGTCGCAAGCGTGCGCTCAGCGACCTCGCGGAGTCAATCGATCGCACCATCCCGCAAAGCGAGTTAGAAGGATCGGCTAACCCATGA
- a CDS encoding class I SAM-dependent methyltransferase — translation MTEQSTLSCRFCTRPLNRTFVDLGMSPLCQSHLGPDELERGEEFYPLHVFVCEGCLLVQLHEYVRPEAIFTEYAYFSSYVDTLLRYAEEYVEEVVPRFRLNSRSTVVEVASNDGYLLQYFAKKDIPVLGIEPAGNVAEAAESKGIPTRIRFFGVRTAQELVDEGVTADLLLGNNVLPHVPDLHDFVGGLKILLAPGGTVTIDFQHLMRMVEGNQFDTIYQEHFSYLSLAVVVRLFAHHGLTVFDVAELGTHGGSLRIFATHAERGVEPGSRVADVLAEEERRGMNELAYYAKFDERVKETKRGLLEFLIAAKRDGKSIVGYGAAGKTNTLLNYCGIRTDFIDYTVDRNPYKQGKFLPGTHIPILSPDRIRETRPDYLFVGPWNLVDEIMEQTSYIREWGGQWLIPIPEVRVVR, via the coding sequence ATGACTGAGCAGTCCACGTTATCGTGCCGGTTCTGCACACGACCCCTGAACCGGACGTTCGTTGACTTGGGAATGTCGCCATTGTGCCAGTCGCACCTGGGGCCTGATGAACTCGAGCGTGGTGAGGAGTTCTACCCCTTGCACGTCTTCGTGTGTGAGGGCTGCCTGCTGGTCCAACTCCATGAGTACGTCCGACCTGAGGCGATATTCACCGAGTACGCGTACTTCTCCTCCTACGTCGACACGTTGCTGCGATACGCCGAGGAATATGTCGAGGAGGTTGTTCCACGGTTTCGGCTGAACTCGCGGAGCACGGTGGTCGAGGTCGCCAGCAACGACGGCTACCTTCTGCAGTACTTCGCGAAAAAGGACATACCGGTACTGGGTATCGAGCCCGCCGGCAACGTTGCAGAGGCCGCCGAAAGCAAAGGAATTCCCACTCGAATTCGGTTCTTCGGCGTGCGCACCGCGCAGGAGCTGGTTGACGAGGGTGTCACAGCTGATCTCCTGTTGGGCAACAATGTGTTGCCGCACGTGCCCGACCTGCATGACTTCGTCGGAGGACTCAAGATCCTGCTCGCGCCGGGTGGCACCGTCACAATCGATTTCCAGCACCTGATGCGGATGGTTGAGGGCAATCAGTTCGACACGATTTATCAGGAACACTTTTCTTACCTGTCGCTCGCCGTGGTCGTCAGGCTCTTCGCACATCACGGGTTGACGGTCTTCGACGTCGCCGAACTCGGCACCCACGGCGGATCGTTACGGATCTTCGCCACCCACGCGGAGCGTGGTGTTGAGCCGGGGTCGCGCGTGGCCGATGTCTTGGCGGAAGAGGAACGCCGCGGGATGAACGAATTGGCCTACTACGCGAAGTTCGATGAGCGAGTAAAAGAAACCAAGCGCGGTCTCCTCGAATTCCTCATCGCGGCTAAGCGGGACGGCAAGTCGATCGTCGGCTACGGTGCGGCCGGCAAGACCAACACCCTGCTGAACTATTGCGGCATCCGAACGGATTTCATCGACTACACCGTCGATCGCAACCCGTACAAGCAGGGGAAGTTCCTGCCTGGTACCCATATCCCGATTCTGTCTCCCGACCGTATTCGGGAAACTAGGCCCGATTATCTGTTCGTAGGTCCATGGAACCTGGTCGACGAAATCATGGAACAGACATCCTATATTCGCGAATGGGGTGGGCAGTGGCTGATCCCGATCCCCGAAGTAAGGGTTGTGCGCTGA